The sequence below is a genomic window from Ignavibacteriota bacterium.
TTTTATGAGTCAACTCGCCGTGTTTTTTGCCTTTGTTTCTTAGAGGAGCTTTTTCTATTTTATCCCGTCCACAATGTAGAATATCAGGGAATGAATATGCAAGACGCATCGCTTATAAATAAAATCAGGTACAACGTTCTGTTCGAATCGGCAAGCGAAGAAATTCTTCAGAAGCTTCTCCCGAATCTGAACGAAATGCAGTTCGCCGCCGGTCAGGTCGTGTTTGAAGACGGAAGCGAAGGGGACTCGATGTATTTAATTCTTTCCGGCAGTGTGAAAATCTGCAAGGTCACAAAGATGAACGAAGAAGTTGTGCTTGGTATTTTGCACGCGGGAGATTTCTTCGGCGAGCTGGAAATGCTTGATACGCGCCCGCGTTCTGCCCGTGTCAGCGTAATGAGCGACTCGAAGATTGCCGTACTCAACAGAAAAGATTTTAACGTTCTTCTTGATACGTGTCCCGCCTTTGCATACAATCTCCTCCGGATGATGAGTCTTCGCCTGCGGACAAGCAATCAATCGTTCCTGTTACAAGGCGAACATTATTCTCAGGAGACGCTTTACCGTCTCGACAAAATGCACAAACTCATCGAAGCGTCGAAGATTGTCAACTCATCGCTCGATTTACAAAAACTTCTCTCCAACATTCTTCAAACAGCAACCGGCACAACCGCCGCAGACCGCGGAACGCTTTTCATCATTGATGAAATCAAAAAGGAACTCTGGTCGAAAGTGTTGCAGGGAGAATCAACGGTTGAAATTCGTTTGCCCATCGGAAAAGGAATTGCAGGCTTCGTAGCCGCAACCGGCGAGACAATTAACATTCCCGATGCGTACGCCGACTCGCGCTTCAACCCCGAAGTGGATAAAGCGACCGGCTACCGAACGAAAACAATCTTATGTATGCCGATGAAAAACAAGGATGGAAAAATCATCGGTGTGTTTCAGTTGCTCAACAAAGCGAATGCAACATTCAGCAAAGAAGATGAGGAGTTCATTGATGCGCTTTCGATTCACGCCTCGATTGCAATTGAAAACGCACAACTTGCACAGCAAATGGTGCAATCCGAACGGCTCTCGGCAGTCGGGCAAATGGCAAGCACGATTATCCATGATATCAAAAACCCGATGGGAACGTTGCGTGTCTATGCGCAGGTAATCAAGAAAAAATCCATTGATGATGAAACCAAGAAGATGGCAGACGAAATGATTTCGCAGGTTGACCGATTTGTGAAAATGACACAGGAAATTCTCGATTTCACACGCGGCGTCAGTTCGATGAACATTCAGGAGTGCGAGTTCTCCGAAGTGATGGATGCGGTTCTCCTCTTCATTGCAAAAGATTTGACAAAGCGAAATGTTCAACTCGTCCAGAACACCGAGTTCAAAGGAATGGTACAAGTTGATCAGGACAAATTGATGCGCGTCTTCTATAACATTGCTGGCAACGCCGCAGACGCAATGCCGAACGGTGGAACGCTGACGGTCAACACGTTTGAGAAGAACAAACAAATCGCTATCGAGTTTGTTGATACCGGAACCGGAATGCCTGAAGAAGTAAAAGCAAAAATCTTCGAGCCGTTCATGACATTCGGCAAGAAGCACGGCACCGGGCTCGGCATGGCAATCGTGAAAAAAATTATTGATGACCACCACGGCAAAATTGAAATTGACAGCGAGATGGGGAAGGGGACAACGATTCGAATTATGTTGCCAACGGATGCTTCTTAAACGCAGGTAAAAGGTGAAAGATTTTAGGTGATAGGACAATTGTTCAAGGTATCTTGGACCGAGAGAATAATTATGAACGGTAAATAGTCAATTGTAAATTGTCAATCATCAATCTATAATCCACAATCTTCTTTTTACCTTTCACCTATGACCTAACACCTTTTCATAGAAAGTTTACACAAGTGTCAAAACTAAAAATTAATAAAGGATTTCTGGAGATTGTACAGGGGGACATCGCTGAGCAGGAGACAGAAGTAATCGTCAACGCGGCGAACAATCATTTGTGGATGGGCGCAGGCGTTGCAGGCGCCATCAAACGAAAAGGAGGACAGAAGATTGAACAGGAGGCAATCATGCAAGGCCCGGTGGAAATCGGGGAAGCGGTTGCAACATCTGCCGGAACCCTGAAAGCGAAATTTGTTTTTCACGCCGCAGTCATGGGACAAGATCTACACACCGATGCAGAGAAAATCAAAACTACAACACGAAACACTTTGAAACTTGCCGAGGAAAAGAAAATTTCATCGCTCAGTTTTCCTGCGCTTGGTACCGGCATCGGCGGTTTCGAGATTCACCATTGTGCAAAGCTGATGCTCACCGAAGCCATTGATTTCTTGCAGAAAACAAAGTACGTCACGCTCATTCGCTTTGTGTTGTTCGATAAAGAAGCGTTCGAAGCGTTCAACGAAGAACTCCATTTGCAGTTTTCGACAAAGCGGAGATAGCTTCGGACTCTTGCCAATAGTAAAGATAAACTGTAAATTATAGTCGCATGAAAATCATATCAAAAGAATTGCTTGAAGAAATCACTCGGAGACTTGTTGAGGAATTTCAGCCGCATAAGATTATCCTGTTTGGCTCGCATGCATGGGGAACGCCGAATGATGATAGCGATGTGGATATCTGTGTCATTGTAGAACAAAGCACTGAAGCGCCTGCACGTCGTGCCTCACGTGCGTATCGTTGTTTGCGAGGAGTACGGGTTTCAAAAGATATTCTCGTAAAAACACGTTCAGAGTTTGACCGGTATTTCTCGGTCCCCGCTTCTTTAGAGCGCGCTGTTGCCGAAAAAGGAAAGCTGTTGTATGGTTGACGCAAAACAGGAACTTGTTCGAAACTGGTTGACGAAAGCTTCTCACGATCTTGAAGCCGCACGCACACTTGCTTTATCGGAACACCCGCTCCTCGATGTAGCAATTTATCATTGCCAACAAGCTGCAGAAAAAGCCGTTAAAGGATTTCTCGTTTTTCACGACCAACCTTTCGAAAAAACTCATGACATCGAAGAATTACTTTCTGTTGCAGGAGAAGTTGATCAACGTATTTTACAGTGGAACGAAGCGGGAGAGTATCTCACTCCGTATGTCTCATTGTTCCGTTACCCGGGCACTACATTAGAGCCAACTCAGAGAGAATTTGAACTTGCTCTGACAATGGCTGACGATCTTTTTCGAGTGATATGTTCGTTTCTGCCTGAAAACGTACACCCACCGGAAAGAGAGTAATCGAATCAGTCATAGTGTTTCAAACCTCCAATCCTGTAAACCTCAAGACCACATGTTTGTTAAAGCGATACAGTGCTTTTGATAAGGAACTGCATTTGCAGTTTTCGACGAAACGGCATAGTTGATTGATTCGTTCGTACTTCCTTTTTGCTTCTCCCTTCATTTTCCCTTACTTTTAACCGTTCGTTTTCTTCGTTTACGGCATAACACTTTTACTTTTACACTTTTAATTTTTCATTGATTCATGACTACGATTGTTCTGCTTCTTGTCTCCAACACCTTCATGACGTTTGCATGGTACGGGCATCTCAAATTCAAAGAGGTCGCGCTGTGGAAAGTCGTGTTGGCAAGCTGGGGAATTGCGTTTCTTGAATACTGCTTCATGGTT
It includes:
- a CDS encoding cyclic nucleotide-binding domain-containing protein — its product is MNMQDASLINKIRYNVLFESASEEILQKLLPNLNEMQFAAGQVVFEDGSEGDSMYLILSGSVKICKVTKMNEEVVLGILHAGDFFGELEMLDTRPRSARVSVMSDSKIAVLNRKDFNVLLDTCPAFAYNLLRMMSLRLRTSNQSFLLQGEHYSQETLYRLDKMHKLIEASKIVNSSLDLQKLLSNILQTATGTTAADRGTLFIIDEIKKELWSKVLQGESTVEIRLPIGKGIAGFVAATGETINIPDAYADSRFNPEVDKATGYRTKTILCMPMKNKDGKIIGVFQLLNKANATFSKEDEEFIDALSIHASIAIENAQLAQQMVQSERLSAVGQMASTIIHDIKNPMGTLRVYAQVIKKKSIDDETKKMADEMISQVDRFVKMTQEILDFTRGVSSMNIQECEFSEVMDAVLLFIAKDLTKRNVQLVQNTEFKGMVQVDQDKLMRVFYNIAGNAADAMPNGGTLTVNTFEKNKQIAIEFVDTGTGMPEEVKAKIFEPFMTFGKKHGTGLGMAIVKKIIDDHHGKIEIDSEMGKGTTIRIMLPTDAS
- a CDS encoding nucleotidyltransferase domain-containing protein, translated to MKIISKELLEEITRRLVEEFQPHKIILFGSHAWGTPNDDSDVDICVIVEQSTEAPARRASRAYRCLRGVRVSKDILVKTRSEFDRYFSVPASLERAVAEKGKLLYG
- a CDS encoding HEPN domain-containing protein — protein: MVDAKQELVRNWLTKASHDLEAARTLALSEHPLLDVAIYHCQQAAEKAVKGFLVFHDQPFEKTHDIEELLSVAGEVDQRILQWNEAGEYLTPYVSLFRYPGTTLEPTQREFELALTMADDLFRVICSFLPENVHPPERE
- a CDS encoding macro domain-containing protein, giving the protein MSKLKINKGFLEIVQGDIAEQETEVIVNAANNHLWMGAGVAGAIKRKGGQKIEQEAIMQGPVEIGEAVATSAGTLKAKFVFHAAVMGQDLHTDAEKIKTTTRNTLKLAEEKKISSLSFPALGTGIGGFEIHHCAKLMLTEAIDFLQKTKYVTLIRFVLFDKEAFEAFNEELHLQFSTKRR